Proteins from a single region of Neomonachus schauinslandi chromosome 10, ASM220157v2, whole genome shotgun sequence:
- the CMPK2 gene encoding UMP-CMP kinase 2, mitochondrial: MASALRPRSPLLLGRLPGPRRGACAPAMAPPRRFALELPGCTLAHFAVGADAPGALPDPRAAALLGPPGRSYSLCVPLAPGGDCAARVRAARLHQRLLHQLRRDPLQRCELSPLLCYGPGGGAGGVQHGFLLHDPSDSPDTRRALFSLLGESPEGPRLGEFVGDARRQVWQHLWELRDGAGWRQVGPRERVVSAPEPALHPVVPDLPSSGVFPHREAARAVLEACIPFIPEAQAVLDLVDQCPEQAQRGKFPVIAIEGLDATGKTTVTRSVSDSLKAVLLKSPPACISQWRKIFDDEPTIIRRAFYSLGNYIVASEIAKESTKSPVIVDRYWHSTATYAIATEVTGGLQHLPPAHHPIYQWPRDLLKPDLVLLLTVSPEERMRRIERRGMERTREEAELEANSIFRQKVEVSYQRMENPCCHVVDASPSREKVLQMVLSVIQNNCN, translated from the exons ATGGCCTCCGCCCTCCGCCCGCGCTCCCCACTGCTGCTCGGGCGCCTCCCGGGGCCGCGACGCGGGGCCTGCGCTCCGGCCATGGCACCGCCGCGCCGCTTCGCGCTGGAGCTGCCGGGCTGCACGCTGGCTCACTTCGCCGTCGGCGCCGACGCCCCCGGCGCGCTCCCCGACCCCCGCGCGGCCGCGCTCCTGGGCCCGCCCGGCCGCAGCTACTCGCTGTGCGTGCCGCTGGCGCCGGGCGGGGACTGCGCGGCCCGGGTGCGGGCGGCGCGCCTGCACCAGCGCCTGCTGCACCAGCTGCGCCGCGACCCCCTCCAGCGGTGCGAGCTGAGCCCGCTGCTGTGCTACGGCCccggcggcggggcgggcggcgTGCAGCACGGCTTCCTGCTCCACGACCCCAGCGACAGCCCCGACACCCGGCGCGCGTTgttctccctgctcggcgagtcCCCGGAGGGCCCGCGTCTGGGCGAGTTCGTGGGCGACGCGCGCCGTCAGGTGTGGCAGCACCTGTGGGAGCTGCGGGACGGCGCGGGGTGGCGGCAGGTGGGCCCCCGCGAGCGCGTCGTGTCCGCCCCGGAGCCCGCCCTGCACCCGGTGGTGCCCGACCTGCCCAGCTCTGGGGTCTTCCCGCACCGGGAGGCCGCCCGCGCCGTTCTGGAGGCG TGTATACCCTTCATTCCTGAAGCCCAGGCAGTGCTTGACCTGGTTGACCAGTGCCCGGagcaggcccagagaggaaagTTCCCGGTCATTGCCATCGAAGGACTGGATGCCACAG GCAAAACCACTGTGACCCGGTCAGTTTCGGACTCACTCAAGGCTGTGCTCTTAAAGTCGCCCCCCGCTTGCATCAGCCAGTGGAGGAAAATCTTTGATGATGAACCAACTATCATTAGAAGAGCTTTTTACTCTTTGGGCAATTATATTGTGGCTTCTGAAATAGCTAAAGAATCTACCAAATCTCCTGTGATTGTAGACAG GTACTGGCACAGCACGGCCACCTACGCCATAGCCACCGAGGTGACCGGGGGGCTCCAGCACCTGCCCCCGGCCCATCATCCTATATACCAGTGGCCTAGGGACCTGCTTAAGCCCGACCTGGTCCTGCTGCTCACAGTGAGTCCCGAGGAGCGGATGCGTCGGATTGAGCGCCGGGGCATGGAGAGGACCAGAGAGGAAGCTGAACTGGAAGCCAACAGCATATTCCGTCAAAA GGTAGAAGTGTCCTATCAGCGGATGGAGAACCCTTGTTGCCATGTAGTTGATGCCAGCCCCTCAAGAGAAAAAGTCCTCCAGATGGTCTTAAGTGTAATCCAGAATAATTGTAATTAA